From Paenarthrobacter sp. A20:
AACCACAGCCGCAACCCACGGCAGTCACCATCTACACCAAGCCTAAGTGCAGCCAGTGCGACATGACCAAGATGCTTTTCAAGCGTGATGGCGTGGAGTACACCGAGGTGGACATCACCGTGGATCCCGCAGCTTACGCGTACGTGACCCAGAATCTGGGCTACCTGCAGGCACCCGTGACAGTTGCTTGGCCGGAGCACTACGAGGATCCGGTCCACTGGTCTGGCTTCCGCCCCGACCTCCACAGTGAACACCTGGCGGCCGCAGCATGAAGATTATTGCCCTCACCCCGCCGAAGCAGCTCCGGCAGATCCCTGAACGATCGATCGACATCGACAAGTGCGGGTCCTGTGACAAGCCGCTCCGGGCCACTGGTGAATGTGCTGGGTGTTCTGATTGAGCACCTTCCGAGCAGTGTGGCCCATCGTCAACAACGAAGCCTCCGGACCGACCAATGAGGAACTGGTCCAGGCGGCCATCAAGGACCTGCCCACCGTTGCCCAGCGTCACCGCGTGGTCATTACGGGACCGTGCCGGGGATTCGTCACCACAGCCTCGAAAGTCCCGGGATCGGGCGGGAGCGGCCACGTCGTCGTTGTCGAGGCACCGGCCCACGCCACTCCCCCACGTCCCTACCACCACTAACTCTCCCTGAAAGGAACCCATGAGAACCACACACATTGCTCGTCGCGCCGCGCTGGAGGTGGCACGATGAGCCCAGATATTGAGCCCACGAAGCGGATTCTTTCCCTTGGCGCCGGCGTGCAATCATCGGCGTTGCTGATCCTGGCCGCCCGGGGGGACCTGCCGAAATTAGATGCTGCAATTTTCTCTGACACGGGATGGGAGCCGGCATCCGTTTATGCACACCTGGAGCGGCTCGAGCGGGAAGTGGCTGAGCCAGCGGGAATTCCGATCTTCAGGGTCTCATCCGGAAACATCCGGGCTGACGCCCTCGACCCCACGCACCGTTTCGCCTCTATGCCGCTGTTCATCAAGAACCGAGACGGTGGCGATGGCATGACACGCCGCCAGTGCACGAGCGAATACAAGCTCAAGCCCATCAAGGCCAAAACGCGGGAGCTACTTGGCGCACCATCGATGAAAGATGGGAGGCCTGGGCGCGTTCCCAGCGGCCAGTTTGCTGAACAGTGGATTGGGATCAGCACGGACGAGCGCAGCCGGGCGCTGGACCAGGACGGGCATCTCAAGACTGGTGACGTTAAGTACTCACGTAACCGCTACCCGCTGCTGGAGCTGGGCATGGACCGCGAGACGTGCCGGTCTCTGCTGACTGCTCACGGATTCGGTCAAACACCAAAGTCTGCCTGCATTGGCTGTCCCTTCCACTCGAACATGCAGTGGCGTCAACTCCGCGATGAATCTCCTGACGAGTGGGCGGACGCCGTTGACTTTGACCAGTCCATCCGTGCGGGCGCTGCGCGCGCCAACGCCCAGGGCCAACCGCTGCTTGGCCAGGCGTTTCTGCATCGCTCGCGCCTCCCCCTGGATGCAGCTCCTATCGATAAGGTTTCCTTCCACGAGTGGGCAGGCCGCCAATCAGATGTCCTGAGTTTGCTCGCCGTGTCTGAGTTTGAGGAGCGCCTGTCTCAAGATGACAACTCAAGCCTCACTGGATGCTCGCCCTTCTCCTGCATCAGCGGCGAAGAAGTTGAACATGACGAGGACGCGGCATGACGGTCGTGCCCCGTGCGGTGGTCGATTCCCAGGCAGGCTCCAGCTACTTGACAGGCACGTCATCAAGGTCCAGATTTGGGTCCGGGACCTCTGCACGGGCGGAAGCCACACGTTTCATGATCCCCTTCTTGTCTTTGGGATCCGCGTGCGGCCAGTCACGGGCAAAGGACATCATGGAGCCGGTGATCCTGACGTACATTCCCATCGCATCGTTGCGGGAGAGGTTGAAATTGTCAGGATCCTGCACGACGCGCACAAGGTTTCCCCAAGTTTCCAGCCACGCAGTCAATTCTTCGATAAGCGCTTTATCCTTTGACTCGAGCTGCCAGCGCGCAACTGCCCCCATGAGCCGGCCAAAACTCTTGTGTTCGGGAAGCGAAAACGAGAACGCCCCTTCCATCTCGGCAGCGAAGAATGCCATTAGCTCTGAAATGGCCGTGTGCTCTCGGTTAAGGGCCGCTTCGAGACGCTGCTCTTGTAACTGCAGGTTCAATGCATCTCGTTGCTCTTTTAGTTGCCTTTCCAGTGCAAGGCGCTGCTCAGTGAGTTGCTTCGCTGCAAGTTCTGCTTGGGCAGCTGAGGCGGTCGCGGCCAGTTCACGTTGGACACGCTCGTTCTCACCTGCAATTCGAGTTTGCTCGCGCAGAGTTCTCCGCAACACGTGCATGGCAACCCCGGCTCCAGCCACGGCACCTATGACGCCGCTCCATAGTTGCGCCCAGGTTGCGCCATTCATCCACAGAATCTCATCTGTCGTACGGGCTTCCGCAAAGCCTTCCACGAGGGCGTGCCAAACCAGGAACCATACGATCAGATCATTCTCCACCTCCGAATCCTACGAAGCTGGCGACGCCCACGCGAGTTGGCTACTGGAGTTGACGCCATGAAGTCGGCCGAAAGCGCAGGCAAGCCTCTGATGGTTGTTATCCCCGGCAAGGCCCCCGCGGCCAGGTGTGGTGCCCAGCAGCGCACCCAGAACCGTCACGGCTGGCACTACCCGTGCAAC
This genomic window contains:
- a CDS encoding glutaredoxin family protein, producing the protein MGEQNRPPLPISSKDDMTVTELYPEPQPQPTAVTIYTKPKCSQCDMTKMLFKRDGVEYTEVDITVDPAAYAYVTQNLGYLQAPVTVAWPEHYEDPVHWSGFRPDLHSEHLAAAA